Proteins from a genomic interval of Asterias rubens chromosome 16, eAstRub1.3, whole genome shotgun sequence:
- the LOC117300746 gene encoding glycine-rich RNA-binding protein GRP1A-like: protein MAEEQTTEETYTDYQEAEEELEDENLRKLFLGGLKRSTTKEDLEEHFGKLGTVVHAAVAMDQQQNSKGFAFVTMKTIDETDSVLLAQEESPMDLQGKKIEVRRAIPKNSNVSSDVVKKVFVAGLNKGVITEDDLKEYFSKIGTVKSVSIVMDQVTSKSKGFGFVEFEHFYMVDKAALMTDHYINDIKVDVNKAHADKNQGQRGGRGGGYGRGGRGGGRGFGRGGYGGGGGNGGYGGGYGGGGSWGNGYQNDGGYGGGYGGSGYYEGGGSNFGPSRGGGFGSRGRGRGGYRPY from the exons atggcggaaGAACAGACAACCGAAGAAACTTACACT GATTACCAGGAAGCTGAGGAGGAACTGGAAGATGAAAACCTGAGAAAGTTATTCCTGGGTGGTCTCAAGAGGTCAACGACCAAAGAAGATCTGGAAGAACACTTTGGAAAACTCGGCACTGTCGTCCATGCAGCTGTTGCCATGGACCAGCAGCAGAACTCAAAAG GATTTGCTTTTGTGACGATGAAGACGATAGATGAGACAGACTCTGTTCTTCTTGCTCAGGAAGAATCTCCCATGGATCTCCAGGGAAAGAAAATAGAAGTTAGGCGAGCCATTCCAAAAAAT AGCAATGTTTCCAGTGATGTAGTCAAGAAAGTATTTGTTGCCGGCCTCAACAAAGGCGTCATCACAGAAGATGATCTCAAAGAATATTTTAGCAAAATCGGAACAGTCAAAAGTGTGTCCATCGTGATGGATCAAGTCACTTCCAAATCGAAGGGTTTCGGCTTCGTTGAGTTTGAGCACTTCTACATGGTCGACAAGGCAGCAT TGATGACAGACCACTATATTAACGACATCAAGGTAGATGTAAACAAAGCCCACGCTGATAAGAACCAAGGCCAAAGGGGTGGACGAGGAGGAGGCTATGGCAGAGGTGGAAGGGGCGGCGGAAGAG GTTTTGGACGAGGTGGGTACGGTGGAGGAGGTGGCAACGGTGGTTACGGTGGAGGATACGGAGGGGGTGGAAGTTGGGGTAATGGCTACCAGAATGATGGAGGCTACGGTG GCGGATACGGTGGTAGTGGATATTACGAAGGTGGAGGTTCCAATTTCGGACCATCAAGAGGTGGTG GTTTTGGAAGTCGTGGGAGGGGAAGAGGTGGTTACAGACCGTACTAG
- the LOC117300747 gene encoding uncharacterized protein LOC117300747, whose product MRDKQSPGDTYNHKEHVYADPVALRKEIERERQEEDAKRKKAAEEEVKLRAATPPPLPTGPRKGASGSIMYAELEKKTNIPSVRDLGSRFGGTLSRPVRRQSEDDQVPPPVPAVTDTRNILDSDSPPVSPSAVTIDGSLMSVSSPLSVIDNDMNISTEDTNKQQAISNDGNANISIPEEESMTPNNNEDEITQQPESSSNVCENKSEVVIDVKINSEFGFDIGADIPELRENETSDENCGIKLVKNIPRDAFTEESSETVQSSEKPVPVPDASSAASKAEQGSVAGSAVGSTNSSKTRKKKDVESGIGSVSHQRRNLIIVSLFLLILLILISAVVIFLLGQSWSQN is encoded by the coding sequence ATGAGAGACAAGCAGTCACCAGGTGACACATACAACCATAAAGAGCATGTCTACGCCGACCCGGTCGCTCTCCGGAAGGAGATCGAGCGAGAGAGACAGGAAGAGGATGCAAAGAGGAAGAAGGCTGCCGAGGAAGAGGTGAAACTCCGAGCAGCTACCCCACCTCCACTCCCCACAGGACCCCGTAAAGGTGCTAGTGGTAGCATCATGTACGCTGAGCTAGAGAAGAAGACGAATATACCGAGCGTCAGGGATCTCGGCAGCCGGTTTGGGGGTACCTTGTCCCGTCCCGTTCGACGGCAGAGCGAGGACGACCAGGTACCGCCGCCGGTACCTGCCGTAACAGACACTCGAAATATTCTCGACTCAGACTCACCGCCCGTCAGCCCGAGTGCGGTTACAATAGATGGGAGCTTAATGAGTGTTAGCTCTCCACTTAGTGTCATAGACAATGACATGAACATTTCAACTGaagacacaaacaaacaacaggCAATTTCAAATGACGGGAATGCTAACATTTCTATTCCTGAAGAAGAGTCAATGACGCCTAACAATAATGAAGACGAAATAACACAGCAACCAGAATCTTCCTCCAATGTGTGTGAAAATAAGAGCGAGGTCGTCATCGACGTGAAAATAAACTCCGAGTTCGGTTTCGACATCGGAGCTGACATCCCAGAACTTCGTGAAAACGAAACAAGTGATGAAAACTGCGGCataaaacttgtgaaaaatatACCACGGGATGCGTTTACCGAGGAGAGCAGCGAAACAGTCCAATCATCGGAGAAACCCGTACCAGTTCCAGACGCTAGCTCAGCGGCCAGCAAGGCAGAGCAGGGTTCGGTAGCTGGGTCGGCCGTAGGCAGCACAAACTCGTCCAAGACAAGAAAGAAGAAAGATGTAGAGTCTGGGATAGGCTCTGTCAGTCATCAACGACGGAATCTTATCATTGTATCATTGTTTCTGCTCATTCTACTCATCTTAATCTCAGCTGTTGTTATATTCCTGCTAGGCCAAAGTTGGAGTCAAAATTAG
- the LOC117301012 gene encoding alpha-tocopherol transfer protein-like, giving the protein MASTVALICCSDTLVLRSMQMNGDHPIRMSSTNKDGTVATIRQDGAIATTRQDGVCGTAFHTYKCTLSPQLRKMADTELGENRLIRKLAFEGMRQLMKKRPDINFSQDERFLLRFLRAKKFEVDRAFKSLVKYYELHKKHPDFFKDYKKSSVKHVLDDGMPLVLASRDKEGRPIVVLRTINWDPSRYSVLDIVKALFMVLEDLVEDEEAQVTGINLLVDLEGMGTQHVMQMGPNIAKKVTSIFQNCVPVRLHSIHFVNEPMVFDAAFAILKAFMADKMRKRVIAHGTDFSSLHKHFPASILPSNWRGTLGPYSNTDWKRDFLAQDRDFAPAADEGVLANTKKSKGHSKKDSIGSSKKLLRLEESKDRV; this is encoded by the exons ATGGCGTCTACTGTGGCTCTCATATGTTGTTCAGACACTCTCGTCTTGCGAAG CATGCAGATGAATGGCGATCATCCGATTAGAATGAGCAGCACAAACAAAGATGGCACCGTAGCAACGATCAGGCAAGATGGCGCCATAGCAACGACGagacaagatggcgtctgcggCACGGCGTTCCACACCTACAAATGCACCCTCTCCCCACAGTTACGGAAAATGGCAGACACAGAACTCGGTGAGAATCGCCTCATCCGTAAACTTGCCTTCGAGGGGATGCGGCAGTTAATGAAGAAGAGACCAGACATCAACTTCAGTCAAGATGAAAGATTCTTGCTCAGATTTCTTCGCGCCAAGAAGTTTGAAGTTGACCGTGCGTTCAAGTCGCTGGTGAAGTACTACGAACTGCATAAGAAACATCCAGACTTTTTCAAAGACTACAAAAAGTCATCCGTGAAACACGTGCTGGATGATGGAATGCCATTGGTCCTTGCGTCACGTGACAAGGAAGGACGGCCAATCGTAGTGCTTAGAACAA TCAACTGGGACCCCAGCCGTTACAGTGTGCTTGATATAGTTAAGGCACTTTTCATGGTCCTTGAAGATCTAGTGGAAGACGAAGAAGCACAGGTGACTGGGATTAATCTACTTGTCGACCTAGAGGGTATGGGGACTCAACACGTCATGCAAATGGGACCAAATATCGCCAAGAAGGTCACATCCATCTTCCAG AATTGTGTCCCTGTTCGACTACACAGTATCCACTTTGTAAATGAACCAATGGTCTTCGACGCTGCGTTCGCAATCCTGAAAGCTTTCATGGCCGATAAGATGAGGAAAAGG GTTATTGCACACGGCACAGATTTCAGCAGTCTTCACAAGCATTTCCCAGCGTCCATATTGCCAAGCAACTGGAGAGGAACACTCGGTCCGTACTCAAACACAGATTGGAAAAGAGACTTTCTCGCTCAGGATCGAGACTTCGCTCCAGCGGCCGATGAGGGCGTCCTCGCCAACACCAAGAAGTCAAAAGGTCACTCGAAAAAGGACTCGATAGGCTCGTCCAAGAAACTTCTCAGGTTGGAGGAAAGTAAAGACCGCGTATGA